A single region of the Enterobacter cloacae complex sp. R_G8 genome encodes:
- the gspF gene encoding type II secretion system inner membrane protein GspF, with protein MAFYAWTATDAAGKTRRGTLQAEGPKQVRQSLREQKLMPLTITETRENAASAKARTGARLSVPVLSMFTRQLSTLVNASLPLESALKAISKQTEDKKLAAMVTEIREKVVEGHTLFDAFSQFPRTFDKLYCTLVMAGEKTGHLGDVLEKLAEYNEQRQKMKSKLTQAMVYPITLTVVAVAVISILLVAVVPQVIEQFVHMKQQLPITTRTLIAVSDFLQAYGIYIAGGLFGAIVGFKTWVKKTTNRFRWHSWLVNGSPIKKLVCAINSARYIRTLSILQASSVPLLEGMYIAMDGIENLYARQVLEQAADTVRQGASLYNALDQAKLFPPTMLYMIASGEESGELGSLMDRAAENQESALQHRITLTLSVFEPALVVTMATVVLFIVLSILQPLLQLNNMVG; from the coding sequence ATGGCTTTCTACGCGTGGACCGCAACCGATGCCGCCGGGAAAACCCGGCGCGGCACGTTGCAGGCGGAAGGACCTAAGCAGGTGCGCCAGTCGCTGCGTGAGCAGAAGCTGATGCCGCTCACCATCACCGAAACCCGTGAAAATGCGGCCAGCGCTAAAGCCAGAACCGGCGCCCGACTCTCTGTGCCGGTGCTGTCGATGTTCACCCGTCAGCTGTCAACGCTGGTTAACGCGTCGCTGCCGCTGGAAAGCGCCCTCAAGGCCATTTCAAAGCAGACGGAAGACAAAAAGCTGGCGGCGATGGTGACGGAGATCCGCGAGAAAGTGGTGGAAGGCCATACGCTGTTTGATGCCTTCAGCCAGTTCCCGCGCACCTTCGACAAGCTGTACTGCACGCTGGTGATGGCCGGGGAAAAAACCGGCCACCTGGGCGATGTGCTGGAGAAGCTGGCGGAGTACAACGAGCAGCGCCAGAAGATGAAAAGCAAGCTGACGCAGGCGATGGTCTACCCGATCACCCTGACGGTGGTCGCCGTGGCGGTGATCAGCATCCTGCTGGTGGCGGTGGTGCCGCAGGTGATCGAGCAGTTCGTGCACATGAAACAGCAGCTGCCGATCACCACCCGCACGCTGATTGCGGTAAGCGATTTTCTGCAGGCGTACGGGATCTACATTGCCGGGGGGCTGTTCGGCGCAATCGTCGGCTTTAAGACGTGGGTGAAGAAAACCACAAACCGCTTTCGCTGGCACAGCTGGCTGGTGAATGGCTCGCCGATTAAAAAGCTGGTCTGCGCCATCAACAGCGCTCGCTATATCCGCACGCTCAGCATCCTGCAGGCCAGTAGCGTCCCGCTGCTGGAGGGGATGTATATCGCGATGGACGGGATCGAAAACCTCTATGCCCGGCAGGTGCTGGAGCAGGCGGCGGATACTGTACGTCAGGGCGCTTCTCTGTATAACGCGCTGGACCAGGCGAAGCTCTTTCCGCCGACCATGCTGTACATGATTGCCTCCGGCGAAGAGAGCGGGGAATTGGGTTCATTAATGGATCGCGCCGCGGAAAACCAGGAATCGGCATTACAGCATCGCATTACGTTAACGCTGTCGGTATTTGAACCGGCACTGGTGGTGACAATGGCGACAGTGGTTTTATTTATCGTGCTGTCAATATTACAACCGCTTCTTCAGCTCAATAATATGGTGGGTTAA
- the gspE gene encoding type II secretion system ATPase GspE, with product MDELTKQLCTSGFAKENGILFWNDTVYIRDDVPAFALLEMRRVLGRTFVPQTLSAEAFDEMLAKIWQQNSGVSQQLVDDMDADIDLMALTEEIPDNEDLLDNDENSPVIRLINAILGEAVKDGASDIHIETFERTLSIRFRVDGVLRPVLQPARKLAPLLVSRIKVMSKLDIAEKRLPQDGRISLRIGRKAIDVRVSTIPSQYGERVVMRLLDKSNLKPDINKLGLIDEELEKLKGLINRPHGIILVTGPTGSGKSTTLYAILSALNGHERNILTVEDPIEYELEGVGQTQVNPRVDMTFARGLRAILRQDPDVVMIGEIRDGETAQIAVQASLTGHLVMSTLHTNSAAGAITRLRDMGLESFLIGSSLLGVIAQRLVRRLCPHCRTTSPLDDNEKALFSFMDKPPKAIYRAVGCDQCRQSGYQGRAGIHEFLVVDSAMRRAIHEDKDEMSIETELFRQAYSLRENGLMKVISGITSLEEVMRVTAERGGDE from the coding sequence GTGGATGAACTGACAAAACAGCTGTGTACCAGCGGCTTTGCGAAGGAGAACGGCATCCTGTTCTGGAACGACACGGTCTATATCCGTGACGACGTCCCCGCGTTTGCGCTGCTGGAGATGCGCCGGGTACTGGGGCGCACCTTTGTACCCCAGACGCTGAGCGCGGAAGCGTTTGATGAGATGCTGGCCAAAATCTGGCAGCAGAACAGCGGCGTGTCGCAGCAGCTGGTGGACGATATGGATGCGGATATCGATCTGATGGCGTTAACCGAGGAGATCCCGGACAACGAAGATCTGCTGGATAACGACGAAAACTCGCCGGTGATCCGCCTGATCAACGCCATTCTCGGCGAGGCGGTGAAAGACGGCGCATCGGATATCCATATCGAAACCTTTGAGCGCACGCTGAGCATCCGTTTTCGCGTTGACGGCGTGCTGCGCCCGGTGCTCCAGCCCGCGCGTAAACTGGCTCCGCTGCTGGTCTCGCGTATTAAGGTGATGTCAAAACTCGACATTGCCGAAAAACGTCTGCCGCAGGATGGCCGTATCTCCCTGCGCATTGGCCGCAAGGCGATTGATGTGCGTGTCTCGACCATTCCGTCGCAGTACGGCGAGCGCGTGGTGATGCGTCTGCTCGACAAGAGCAACCTGAAACCAGATATCAACAAGCTCGGACTCATTGATGAAGAGCTGGAAAAACTGAAAGGGCTGATTAACCGCCCGCACGGCATCATCCTGGTCACCGGGCCGACAGGCTCCGGTAAAAGTACCACCCTGTATGCCATTCTGTCGGCCCTGAACGGACATGAACGCAACATTCTGACCGTCGAAGATCCGATTGAGTACGAGCTGGAAGGGGTTGGGCAGACGCAGGTCAACCCGCGCGTGGACATGACCTTTGCCCGCGGCCTGCGTGCCATTTTGCGTCAGGATCCGGACGTGGTGATGATCGGGGAAATTCGTGACGGCGAAACCGCGCAAATCGCGGTGCAGGCGTCGCTCACCGGTCACCTGGTCATGTCGACGCTGCACACCAACAGTGCGGCGGGGGCCATCACCCGTCTGCGGGATATGGGGCTGGAGTCCTTTTTAATTGGTTCGTCGCTACTCGGCGTCATTGCCCAGCGTCTGGTGCGTCGGCTGTGTCCGCACTGCCGTACCACCAGTCCGCTGGATGACAATGAAAAAGCGCTGTTTAGCTTTATGGATAAGCCACCAAAGGCCATCTATCGCGCCGTCGGCTGCGACCAGTGCCGCCAGAGCGGGTATCAGGGACGCGCGGGCATTCACGAGTTTCTGGTGGTCGACAGCGCCATGCGCCGCGCCATTCATGAAGATAAAGATGAGATGTCCATTGAGACCGAGCTGTTCAGGCAGGCCTACAGCCTGCGCGAAAACGGGCTGATGAAGGTTATCAGCGGTATCACCTCCCTTGAAGAGGTGATGCGCGTGACCGCCGAGCGTGGAGGCGATGAGTAA
- the gspD gene encoding type II secretion system secretin GspD — MKKFPWACVALTALSLYSGSLFAANFSASFKNTDIREFIDTVSRNLNKTILVDPSVQGTVSVRTYNVLSEDEYYQFFLSVLDLYGLSVIPMDNGMIKVVRSSVARTAGVPVADSKNPGKGDEIITRVVRMENVPVRELAPLLRQLNDASGIGNVVHFEPSNVLLLTGKASVVNRLVDLVERVDRSGMQRREIVPLRYASAKELSDMLNNLNNEEQKGQNAPQLATKVVADDETNSLVISGTEDARARTRSLIGQLDREQNNEGNTRVFYLKYANASKVVPVLTGIGEQLKDKAGAAKSKTATTNSELNITADESTNSLVITAQPNVMNSLEKVIDKLDIRRPQVLVEAIIAEVQDGNGMDLGVQWTGKHGGVQFGSTGLPISQIKNGTIKGASFTGLATGFFNGDYGALLTALSTSGKNDILSTPSVVTLDNKEASFNVGQDVPVLSGSQTTSGDNVFNSVERKTVGTKLKIVPQINDGDMIHLKIEQEVSSVDASATEDASLGPTFNTRTINNEVMVHSGQTVVLGGLMENVSKQNVSKVPLLGDLPLVGQLFRYTSEDTSKRNLMVFIHTTVLRDDDNYSAATKEKYDQIRARQQQRLEEKKLGIVENTDNAVLPAYPKQDHSMPVGVSAPAATRNPFKE, encoded by the coding sequence ATGAAGAAATTTCCATGGGCGTGCGTGGCGCTGACCGCATTGTCGTTATATTCCGGTTCGCTGTTTGCAGCCAACTTTAGCGCCAGTTTTAAAAATACCGATATTCGCGAATTTATCGATACGGTAAGTCGCAATCTGAATAAAACGATTCTCGTCGATCCCTCCGTTCAGGGCACGGTATCGGTGAGAACCTATAACGTGCTGTCGGAAGATGAATATTATCAGTTCTTCCTGAGCGTGCTGGATCTCTACGGTCTGTCGGTGATCCCAATGGATAACGGCATGATCAAAGTGGTGCGTTCCAGCGTGGCGCGTACCGCTGGCGTGCCGGTGGCCGACAGCAAAAACCCGGGCAAAGGGGATGAGATCATCACCCGCGTGGTGCGCATGGAGAACGTGCCGGTACGCGAGCTGGCCCCGCTGCTGCGCCAGCTGAACGATGCCTCGGGGATCGGCAACGTGGTCCATTTTGAACCCTCCAACGTGCTGCTGTTAACCGGTAAAGCCTCGGTGGTGAACCGCCTGGTGGATCTGGTTGAGCGCGTGGACCGTTCCGGTATGCAGCGTCGTGAAATCGTACCGTTGCGCTATGCCTCGGCCAAAGAGCTCTCCGATATGTTGAACAACCTCAACAATGAAGAGCAGAAAGGGCAGAACGCCCCGCAGCTGGCGACCAAAGTGGTGGCCGATGATGAAACCAACAGCCTGGTGATCAGCGGGACCGAAGATGCGCGCGCGCGCACCCGTTCACTGATAGGCCAGCTCGATCGCGAGCAGAACAACGAGGGCAATACCCGCGTCTTTTACCTGAAATACGCCAACGCCTCGAAAGTGGTGCCGGTGCTGACCGGTATCGGTGAACAGCTGAAAGACAAAGCCGGTGCGGCGAAAAGCAAAACTGCGACAACCAACAGCGAACTGAATATCACCGCCGATGAGTCAACCAACTCGCTGGTGATCACCGCCCAGCCAAACGTCATGAACTCGCTGGAGAAGGTGATCGACAAGCTGGATATTCGTCGTCCGCAGGTGCTGGTGGAAGCCATCATCGCGGAAGTGCAGGACGGTAACGGCATGGATCTCGGCGTGCAGTGGACCGGCAAACACGGCGGCGTGCAGTTCGGCTCGACCGGTCTGCCCATTAGCCAGATCAAAAACGGCACGATCAAAGGAGCCTCCTTTACCGGCCTCGCGACCGGTTTCTTCAACGGTGACTATGGCGCACTCCTGACCGCGCTTTCCACCAGCGGCAAGAACGATATTCTCTCCACGCCAAGCGTGGTGACGCTGGATAACAAAGAGGCGTCATTCAACGTGGGTCAGGATGTGCCGGTGCTGTCGGGTTCTCAGACCACCAGCGGCGACAACGTGTTTAACTCGGTTGAGCGTAAAACCGTTGGTACCAAGCTGAAGATTGTTCCGCAGATCAACGACGGGGACATGATCCACCTGAAGATTGAACAGGAGGTCTCCAGCGTGGATGCCAGCGCCACCGAAGATGCCAGCCTCGGCCCAACCTTCAACACCCGTACCATCAACAACGAAGTGATGGTCCACAGTGGCCAGACGGTGGTGCTGGGCGGTCTGATGGAAAACGTCAGCAAACAGAACGTGTCGAAAGTGCCGCTGCTCGGCGATCTGCCGCTGGTGGGACAGCTGTTCCGCTATACCTCGGAGGATACGTCGAAGCGCAACCTGATGGTCTTTATCCATACCACCGTCCTGCGTGATGACGACAACTACAGCGCGGCGACGAAGGAGAAATACGACCAGATCCGCGCCCGTCAACAGCAGCGTCTGGAGGAGAAAAAACTCGGCATCGTTGAGAACACCGATAACGCCGTCCTGCCTGCCTATCCAAAGCAGGACCATTCCATGCCGGTCGGCGTGAGCGCACCTGCCGCCACGCGCAACCCCTTCAAAGAGTAA
- the gspC gene encoding type II secretion system protein GspC, with translation MLLMLIFCSQQGYVVFKDYKKVTNKLANADKTPLKPRNSDKTFGLFTAAVRQADVPAAVKAPLSAEIEGIIRSDESWLSFAVIKTPAGQQSYREGEPLVGFDDAYVDEINKDNVVVQYEGTKQTLALKQPPYFKGDAGNSPVTKSKKDAGADSLHLDDYLVLKPLIDNGQLEGFNINPRNMSPFYRDAGLEKGDVVVRVNDVDMTKEAQAKNIIANWSKMKEADVVVRRHAHLENIRVNVLNN, from the coding sequence ATGCTTCTCATGCTGATATTTTGCAGCCAGCAGGGTTATGTCGTTTTTAAAGATTATAAAAAGGTTACGAATAAGTTAGCGAATGCTGATAAGACGCCGCTAAAACCGCGTAACAGTGACAAAACGTTTGGTCTTTTTACGGCTGCGGTCCGTCAGGCCGACGTTCCGGCGGCGGTAAAAGCGCCACTGTCTGCAGAAATTGAAGGCATCATCCGCAGCGATGAGTCGTGGTTGTCGTTCGCCGTGATTAAGACCCCCGCCGGGCAGCAGAGCTACCGGGAAGGGGAACCGCTGGTGGGGTTCGACGACGCCTATGTGGATGAAATTAATAAAGATAACGTGGTTGTTCAGTATGAAGGCACGAAGCAAACGCTCGCCCTCAAACAGCCGCCTTATTTTAAGGGCGATGCAGGCAATAGCCCGGTGACGAAATCGAAAAAAGATGCCGGCGCTGACAGTCTGCATCTCGATGATTATCTGGTGTTAAAACCGTTAATCGATAATGGCCAACTGGAAGGCTTTAATATTAATCCACGGAATATGTCTCCTTTTTACCGTGACGCAGGCCTGGAAAAAGGCGATGTGGTGGTGAGAGTCAATGACGTCGATATGACGAAAGAAGCGCAGGCGAAAAATATCATCGCCAACTGGTCGAAAATGAAAGAGGCGGACGTCGTCGTCAGGCGGCACGCTCACCTTGAAAATATTCGGGTTAATGTTTTAAACAATTAA
- a CDS encoding peptidoglycan-binding protein: MYQSHFKFSTPPFRNITRKSGDFLVPYHQDVFNLLKEKSQQAGITGLFYHDSELLGQFSDALKAHSKSVLCINAFPKLSASSLLFKLNPAAKEKNKLQAVDAIIRQWRDTKPTHKVLVISQAQAMKASGYDVLSILLTRAQELDVRLSIVLMGTADQEVMLKASALQEYVLTCHTLRNLTCRECLSYVDAQCEEHGADVSPLTPARVKKIHALTKGNISKLNELAHLSLLAAWTERAPNVGPRHLRLASGEALPAAKRGKTLASIGLLASVLFAACGWMMTSSITAKLPVALPVPASWKQQVKTPDAPVLPVIDNEVVNQPDAMHQLYAMWGYDASADDALCQNAAKVNLMCKQGNASLDTLANGGYPWVSEMKTGDHINYAVVARAGKDSLDLLMNNRTWQVSRTWYNQHATGNYTLLHRLTPSGKDEITAASDPKDLAWLDQQLSVALGESETHDKNWTAELMKRTREFQEKMHLHVDGIAGEDTLMQLMRETHTTPSVLIQTTQATPTTQEKHA, encoded by the coding sequence ATGTATCAGAGCCATTTTAAATTCAGTACCCCGCCGTTCAGAAATATCACCCGCAAGTCGGGCGATTTTCTGGTGCCTTATCATCAGGATGTATTTAATCTTCTGAAAGAGAAAAGCCAGCAGGCAGGGATCACCGGGCTCTTTTACCACGACAGCGAACTGCTGGGGCAGTTCAGCGATGCCCTCAAAGCCCACAGCAAATCGGTGCTCTGTATTAATGCCTTTCCAAAGCTGAGCGCCAGTAGCCTGCTCTTCAAGCTCAACCCTGCGGCGAAAGAGAAGAACAAGCTCCAGGCGGTTGACGCCATTATTCGCCAGTGGCGCGATACAAAGCCGACCCACAAGGTGCTGGTGATCTCTCAGGCGCAGGCGATGAAAGCCAGCGGCTATGACGTGCTGAGTATACTGCTTACCCGTGCGCAGGAGCTGGATGTTCGCCTGTCGATTGTGCTGATGGGTACGGCCGACCAGGAAGTGATGCTGAAAGCCTCTGCCCTGCAGGAATATGTGCTGACCTGCCATACCCTGCGCAACCTGACCTGCCGTGAGTGCCTGAGCTACGTTGACGCCCAGTGTGAAGAGCACGGCGCGGACGTCTCTCCGTTGACGCCCGCTCGCGTGAAAAAAATCCACGCCCTGACCAAAGGCAACATCAGCAAGCTGAACGAACTGGCCCATCTTTCCCTGCTGGCCGCCTGGACCGAACGCGCGCCCAACGTTGGACCGCGTCATTTGCGTCTCGCGAGCGGTGAAGCCCTTCCAGCGGCAAAACGTGGTAAAACGCTGGCCTCCATCGGGTTATTGGCCTCTGTCCTGTTCGCCGCCTGCGGCTGGATGATGACGTCCTCTATTACGGCAAAACTGCCTGTGGCGCTGCCGGTACCGGCCAGCTGGAAACAGCAGGTTAAAACGCCAGACGCACCGGTATTACCGGTAATCGACAACGAGGTGGTAAATCAGCCCGATGCCATGCACCAGCTTTACGCCATGTGGGGGTATGACGCTTCTGCCGACGATGCGCTGTGCCAGAATGCCGCAAAAGTGAACCTGATGTGTAAACAGGGTAATGCCTCCCTGGACACGCTGGCGAATGGCGGTTATCCGTGGGTGAGCGAGATGAAAACGGGTGACCATATTAACTACGCCGTCGTGGCGAGGGCAGGAAAAGATTCCCTCGACCTGCTGATGAACAACCGCACCTGGCAGGTGAGCCGCACGTGGTATAACCAGCACGCGACGGGCAATTACACCCTCCTGCACCGCCTGACACCGTCAGGCAAAGACGAAATCACCGCCGCCAGCGACCCTAAAGATCTTGCGTGGCTGGATCAGCAGCTGAGCGTGGCGCTGGGCGAAAGCGAAACGCACGATAAAAACTGGACGGCGGAGCTGATGAAACGCACCCGCGAATTCCAGGAAAAAATGCACCTTCATGTTGACGGTATTGCGGGTGAAGACACCCTGATGCAGTTGATGCGCGAAACCCATACGACGCCGAGCGTGCTGATCCAGACCACCCAGGCTACCCCGACTACGCAAGAGAAACACGCATAA
- a CDS encoding helix-turn-helix domain-containing protein, translated as MLSIFGKKTRPHHEMEAIISATVGYEEKTLRKWQKISTCNSDNIHIIVSGEVEFRRSSDDLCMFTLQGQCIFGLSAIFYNSAHMQGVVRSNTVVRTIHKDEFQQLMSRLGLWPELTKVLAWYICLLSKRDDVLVARSAYSVVREFLIEINELIVQHQRDINIYDYIQEYTNLARSTIIKILSDLKKGQYIVVEKGRLISLTNLPEKY; from the coding sequence ATGTTAAGCATCTTTGGTAAAAAAACACGTCCCCATCATGAAATGGAAGCCATTATTTCTGCAACGGTTGGTTATGAAGAAAAAACGTTGAGAAAATGGCAAAAAATATCCACCTGCAACTCAGATAATATTCACATTATTGTCAGCGGTGAAGTGGAGTTCCGCCGAAGTTCTGATGATTTATGTATGTTTACGCTGCAGGGACAATGCATCTTCGGTCTCTCCGCCATATTCTACAATTCCGCACATATGCAGGGCGTGGTGCGCAGTAACACCGTAGTGCGTACCATCCATAAAGATGAATTCCAGCAGTTAATGTCCCGGCTCGGGCTGTGGCCTGAGCTTACCAAAGTGCTGGCATGGTATATCTGTTTGCTCAGCAAACGCGATGATGTTTTAGTTGCCCGCAGTGCCTATTCCGTTGTACGTGAATTCCTGATTGAAATTAACGAACTGATTGTTCAGCACCAGCGCGATATTAATATTTATGATTACATTCAGGAATACACCAACCTGGCACGCAGCACCATTATTAAAATCCTCTCCGATCTGAAAAAAGGGCAATACATAGTGGTCGAAAAAGGACGACTGATTAGCCTGACCAATTTACCGGAAAAATATTAA
- a CDS encoding N-acetylmuramoyl-L-alanine amidase, translating into MKRAFSTLLLALLLAGCATEKGIVDKGAYELDTRHQAQAAYPRIKVLVIHYTADDFDSSLATLTDKNVSSHYLIPANPPAPDGKPRIWQLVPENELAWHAGISFWRGTNRINDTSVGIELENRGWQKTAGVKHFTPFETAQIAALVPLAKDIIARYNIKPENVVAHSDIAPQRKDDPGPLFPWRELAEQGIGAWPDASRVAFYMNGRPRYQAVDTAALLDLLARYGYDVPANSTPAQQKRIIMVFQMHFRPQLWNGVADVETMAIAEALLEKYGQG; encoded by the coding sequence ATGAAACGCGCGTTTTCAACACTCCTGCTGGCGCTGTTGCTGGCAGGGTGCGCCACGGAAAAAGGCATTGTCGATAAAGGCGCCTATGAGCTCGATACCCGTCATCAGGCGCAGGCGGCGTACCCGCGTATTAAGGTGCTGGTTATCCACTACACTGCCGATGATTTTGACAGCTCGCTGGCCACGCTAACGGACAAAAACGTCAGCTCCCACTATTTGATCCCCGCCAACCCGCCCGCACCGGACGGCAAGCCGCGCATCTGGCAGCTGGTACCTGAGAACGAACTGGCCTGGCATGCGGGTATCAGCTTCTGGCGCGGCACCAACCGTATTAATGATACGTCGGTCGGCATAGAGCTGGAGAACCGTGGCTGGCAAAAAACGGCCGGGGTGAAGCACTTTACGCCGTTTGAGACTGCGCAAATTGCGGCCCTGGTGCCGCTCGCAAAAGACATTATCGCCCGCTACAACATTAAGCCCGAGAATGTGGTGGCCCATTCGGATATTGCGCCCCAGCGTAAGGACGATCCCGGCCCGCTGTTCCCGTGGCGCGAGCTTGCAGAGCAGGGGATTGGTGCCTGGCCAGACGCGTCCCGCGTGGCGTTCTATATGAACGGACGGCCACGGTATCAGGCCGTGGACACCGCAGCGTTACTCGATTTGCTCGCGCGTTACGGTTACGACGTACCGGCCAATAGCACTCCCGCCCAGCAGAAGCGCATCATTATGGTGTTCCAGATGCACTTCAGGCCGCAGCTGTGGAACGGTGTCGCGGATGTGGAAACGATGGCCATTGCCGAAGCACTTTTAGAGAAATACGGGCAGGGGTAA
- a CDS encoding heavy metal-binding domain-containing protein, producing the protein MQFSTTPTLEGQPITEYCGVVTGEAILGANIFRDFFAGIRDIVGGRSGAYEKELRKAREIAFKELGEQAKALGADAVVGIDIDYETVGKDASMLMVSVSGTAVKTRR; encoded by the coding sequence ATGCAGTTTTCAACAACGCCAACCCTGGAAGGGCAGCCGATTACCGAGTATTGCGGTGTGGTCACGGGTGAAGCCATCCTGGGGGCCAACATTTTTCGCGACTTCTTTGCCGGTATCCGAGATATTGTCGGCGGCCGCTCTGGCGCTTATGAAAAAGAGCTGCGTAAAGCCCGCGAAATTGCCTTTAAAGAGCTGGGCGAGCAGGCCAAAGCGCTGGGGGCCGATGCGGTCGTGGGGATTGATATCGACTACGAAACCGTCGGTAAAGATGCCAGCATGCTGATGGTGAGCGTAAGCGGTACGGCGGTGAAAACCCGTCGATGA
- a CDS encoding lipoprotein, with translation MRYSALTLLVPCALVLSACTTTVTPAFKDIGTRSGPCTEGGPDTVAQQFYDYRIQHRSNDLTGLRPYLSDGLAKLLNDASRDPQHNALLKSDPFSSRATLPDSAEVASASTIPNTDARNIPLRVKLTQGTQTWQDEVLMIREGQCWAVDDVRYVGGSVHAPAGTLRQSIENR, from the coding sequence ATGCGCTACTCTGCTTTAACGCTTTTGGTGCCCTGCGCGCTGGTACTCAGCGCGTGTACCACCACGGTCACGCCAGCCTTTAAGGATATCGGTACCCGCAGCGGCCCCTGTACAGAGGGCGGCCCGGATACCGTGGCGCAACAGTTCTATGATTATCGCATTCAACACCGCAGCAACGATCTCACCGGCCTGCGTCCGTACCTGAGCGATGGGCTGGCAAAACTGCTGAACGATGCCTCTCGCGATCCGCAGCATAACGCACTGCTGAAATCCGATCCGTTCTCCAGCCGCGCCACACTGCCGGACAGCGCCGAGGTGGCCAGCGCCTCGACCATCCCGAACACGGATGCGCGAAACATTCCTCTGCGCGTGAAGCTGACCCAGGGAACCCAGACCTGGCAGGATGAAGTGCTGATGATCCGCGAAGGTCAGTGCTGGGCGGTGGACGACGTACGCTATGTCGGCGGCAGCGTTCATGCCCCGGCAGGCACGCTGCGCCAGTCGATTGAGAATCGTTAA
- the artP gene encoding arginine ABC transporter ATP-binding protein ArtP, producing MSIKLNGINCFYGAHQALFDITLECPEGETLVLLGPSGAGKSSLLRVLNLLEMPRSGTLAIAGNHFDFAKTPSDKAIRELRQNVGMVFQQYNLWPHLTVLQNLIEAPCRVLGLSKDQAMARAEKLLERLRLKPYSDRYPLHLSGGQQQRVAIARALMMEPAVLLFDEPTAALDPEITAQIVSIIRELAETNITQVIVTHEVEVARKTASRVVYMENGYIVEQGDASCFTNPQTDAFKNYLSH from the coding sequence ATGAGTATTAAACTAAACGGCATTAACTGCTTCTACGGCGCACACCAGGCGCTGTTCGACATCACGCTCGAGTGCCCCGAAGGCGAAACGCTGGTTTTGCTTGGCCCAAGCGGCGCGGGTAAAAGCTCCCTTCTGCGTGTTCTTAATCTGCTTGAAATGCCCCGTTCGGGTACGCTGGCAATTGCCGGTAACCATTTTGATTTTGCGAAAACGCCGTCCGATAAAGCGATTCGTGAACTGCGTCAAAACGTTGGCATGGTCTTCCAGCAATACAACCTCTGGCCGCACCTGACTGTCCTGCAAAACCTGATTGAAGCGCCGTGCCGCGTTCTCGGTTTGAGCAAGGATCAGGCGATGGCGCGGGCTGAAAAGCTGCTGGAGCGTCTGCGCCTTAAGCCCTACAGCGATCGTTATCCGCTGCACCTCTCCGGGGGTCAGCAGCAGCGTGTGGCCATTGCCCGTGCGCTGATGATGGAGCCTGCGGTGCTGCTGTTTGATGAACCCACCGCCGCGCTGGACCCAGAAATCACCGCCCAGATCGTGAGCATCATTCGCGAGCTGGCGGAAACCAACATTACTCAGGTCATCGTTACCCATGAAGTGGAAGTGGCGCGTAAAACCGCCAGCCGTGTGGTCTACATGGAAAACGGGTATATCGTTGAGCAAGGTGATGCGAGTTGCTTTACCAACCCGCAAACTGATGCCTTCAAAAACTACTTATCTCACTGA